From the Lysinibacillus fusiformis genome, the window ACCACAAGTTATATTAACCGTCATTATGTTCACAATTGTTTTATCAGCCACACCTGTATTTGCTAAATATACAACAGAAATCTTGGACTGGATGCGAAATATGAATAGAACAGGCGTTATCACTTCTTTAGAAAATGGCTTTGGACAGGAAGTCAATAAAACTGTAGAAAACGGAGCTGGTGTATTAAATATCCATAATGTAATTTCAGATCAAAATGGTACTACTATTAACTTTAGCTTAGATATTGATCATGATTCTCCAATCGATGCAGCCAATTTTGAACAAGCATTACTCAAAATAAATGACGGAAAAGAAATAAAGCTGGAGGCTAACGCAGTATATAATCAGGAAACAGATCAATTAGTAGGGATTCTACATACAGATGAAGGAATCCCGCACAACAGCAATGTTACACTTCAACTTGGAGGTGTAAAGGAGACACAGCTGAAAACTATAGAGTTAAAAGATGTGGTTCAATCGAACTCATTCCCTGAAAAAATTACAATTAATCAAGATGGAATATCACATATAGAATTCACTTCAAATGAATATCAAAATGGTCAATATACATTGGATTACCTTATTGATCTGGAAAAGTCCAATAACATAGAAAACGCATATTTATCTTATAAAATTCAAGATGAAAACATTGCGAATTTTGGCGTTATTTATAAACGTCCACAACCAAATGTCATTAAAAGTAGTGATTCACTAGAGATTCAACAAGAAATGGTAGAAAAATTAGGGGTATTTTTAAGCTATACTGATACAGTAAGTTATAAACCAGATACGTGGAGCCTAGATTTCCACTACAATCAGGATCTTGCTAAAAAATCTACATTTGTTATGGATATAGACGAAAAAATAGAGATAGGCTCTCAGCAGCTTCAATTTAACGAGCTTGTTATTACACCGAGTGAGGTAAAGCTTTATTTTGATGAAAAATATATAGATTCTAATTCTAATATAGCTCATTTCAACTATCGTCAGTTTAAATTACGAATTGGCGAACAGGAATTATCGGGAAATAATTTTAAGGATTATATTTCTTTTGAAACACTGGGGCTGATAAAGGATATTACGAATAAGGAAATTTCTCTTACTTTAAATGATGCGAAAGTTTCTTATAAAGCTGGAAAGCAAGACAATGTAGAGCTAACAAATATTTCTGAAGATCCAAAGACTATAAAAGCAGAATTAAACGGATATCCAATTGATATTACCTACTATTCGAAAGGTAATGATTTAATTGTTGAATCAGAAAGTAAGAACGAGCAATTTGGAGGTATCACACAAAATGTTATTTATGAGAATGGCAAAAGAATCTTTGCTGAAACTCGTTCTAATGATGGCGTGTTAAGAACACACAACCAATTAGAAACATTTAAAAATATAAAAGAAAAAGATATTACATTAAACTTCTTCCTTTATACTGTCAATGAAGATCGAGCGAAGACTATTGTTTTACAGTAAATCGTTTGCAGTGAAACTTCTTTAAGCAAATGTTTTATGTAACGTAAGTGAAACGGCAGTTACAAGTCTTTTCGTAGCGACAGTACACGACTGATTGATGTTTTATGGCAGATTAGGAAGACTATGAAGGACTGTACGCCTTCTAAAGGTAAAACTACTTTAGGGCATATGATGATAAAAGCATGATTCAATTGAGTATAAAAAAGCGTGTTTTGATTAATTCAAAATACGCTTCACTACTCTAATTAACTGATTTTCCTCGTCAAAAATACCAATCTCCCTAAATGTGAAACCACCAGCTGTTACAGGAATAACGGCATCAATAATGATCCGTTTGTAGTTTGTTGGATCAATGAATAGCCCAGAGATAGGGCCAACTGACCATGGCTGTTAGATTTGCGTTGGGACATAGTGTGTTCCATTACCATCGCCTAACGCCATGTACTCTAGCCCTACTTTGGACTGTGTGACTTGGGCATTGGCGATTGAAGTTAGCTTTTTACTCTCAAAACCACAACATTCATTCATTGTAGGAATCTATCAATGCTTGTTTTTTGCATTTTAATTTACGTTCAATCAATAGCATCACGTTATTATGCTAGTTGCTAGTTTAATTAAAAGCAACACCCGCATGAGCGTTTTTTTCTTGTATATCTATTGAATGTCATTTAGTGCATCTTTAATTTTTTTATCAATATTATCTTGGATATCCTGTTAACCTTTTGAAATTACAAATACAAGATAAAATCTTATTACCTTTCTCTTTAGTACTGATACAACTACTGACAATTCTATCTAAAACGTCAGCATGGATTTTGTAATTAAGGTAGGAATTTTTTATATCTTCTGCATCAGAATTGACCACCTGATTTCATGTAATTATCTCGTACGTCTCGAATAATTGACAAACTTACATTCTTGCTATTATATTAGATACCCTTATATGATTACTTAATCTATAAATATATTTTTTTCTTTCAAGTCAGCCTTTATAAATGAAGAAGCATGTTGCTCGGATTCGTTTTTATAGAAATTCTTGCAGCATAATAAGCGCCTATTGCCCCTGCAAAACCATCAATCAAACCTAAATATCTAGCTGCTAATGTATTATCCAGTATTTTTGATTTCAAAAAGACTGTTACCCCAATCACAAACTAGAAGATGTTATCTATTTAAAACATTTGCTCTCAAAACCCACCCCCTGCCCTCTCAACTCAAAGCGTTTTAGCTGTTTGATGCAATTTACAAACCAAAAGAAAAAGCCTCCACCCTAAGATGAAGGCTTTGATGTTGTGGTAAATTGTCGAGAGCTCACTTGCGACTCGTGATAGAACGAAACCACGTTATTTTGAATCGATAGCTTGTGTTAGTGCACTTAGTAAATTTGACCGAAATAAATGGAAAGTGGACGAAGGTCACATATAAACCACTTCCTTATTTAAATCAAAAGAAAGTTTGAATTGACACATATTCTATAAATAAAAATACCCCCATATAGATCCAACCATAAACTTTTTGCCCTCTTTGGAATTCTTTCATTCCTAAAATTAATATCAATAATCCTAAGAAGAAAATCAATAGGAAATTCCACTGGTAATCACTTGTGATAATTCCGTAAGTTGAGAGTGATACTACTATGATTGAAAAAACAATTTGTAATATTGTTAGCAAAGCTACCATCACCTTTTAAATATTGTTCTTTGATTATACAATAAAACAGATAATTTAGATATAATTACCAATTTTCACTTTAATGAAGATACCTATTCTCTTAAAAAATATGGACCTGCCATGTCTTGCTCCGAACAAATTTGTGGAGCGCAGGTCTGTCATTCCTGTTAATTTATTGTTTTTATAGATACCCATAGAGGAAAATACCTACACATCATCCTGCTTCCGATTTTACACTATAGATTGCTTAAATTGATTGGTTTGGAACATTCGTAACTCTTATTCTTCTGAAAAACATAACAGTTGCTTCTGCATTAACTATTCATTTCTTGAAATATCTGTTAAATTAATTTTAAGTTTATTGGATTAAGAATGGGGAGAATATCTATGAAAAAATCGTATCATTTACTTATTTTTATTGGTGTAGTAATGCTCGCTCTATATGTTGTAAATAATAGTGAAATAACAGAAACAATTGCTAACAAAAATAGTACCCAGTATATAGTTAATGAAGATCCATATAAAGATTTTAGAAGTGATAACACACAAACAGATTTAGAAAACATTATCAAAAACGAAGCTGATAAATTCATGATAGAAAATTTCGGAAGTTATACTAAAACTACTTGGTTTGACTCAGTTTCAGCTACATCAACTTCCATAAATAAAAATGGAAAGTATTTCTTAGTACAATCAAAAGATACAGAACACGATTCACAAGCAAAGCAGTTTGTACAAGGATTATTAATGTACTTTAATTCAAAGACATTAGATAAATCATACAAAGTAGATAAAGTAATTTTAGTAGATCAAGATTTCAATATTCTATTTGCATTCGAAATTATAAAATGGTAAAAATAACAATATTTAAAAAGAAGCAACCTCAGGTAAAGCTTTGCACCAATCTAATAGAAATTACTGCGGCATTTTGAAGAAGTAGCTTATAGAATGTGCTTGAAAGTTTTTTTTGTTGGCCTGATAAGAGTCAGGCCTTATTTGTTAATGTGTGGCATTTTATTTTTCTTAATTAAAACCAATCTCCACAGCAACAATGGCTTGACTTTTGTCATGAACTATCACATGACTTATTTCATACAGGCGATCAATTTCATATGTATCCCCTATTTCGTAAATACACGGAATATAAGGCTAACAATTTTATGTACCACGCTTGTATTCCTACTTTTATTTAGGAAATGTTGTCTATACATAATGATACAGCAAAAACAAATATTCAAGTTATGCAAATTTTTAACGTGGACTAATAACGGGTCTTTACACAAAACATAGGTGTTGTTACTGCATGATCTAATTGTCCTTTAAATGTAACGTGCAAATTCGTTAATGCGACAATCGATTCCACAATACAAACTGCTAGATTATGATGTTCAAGAATCCCTGCATCCATTATTTTATAAGAATGCTCCCTTTTTCATCTTCTTAAGGAGTGTGCAACTCGATTAAAACCATAGATTTTGGTCGCACCAATTTGGCTAAGCTTTTGTAAACGCTAACACGCTCATATTTAGGGTATGGATTATTTGTAAAGTCTTGTACTGTATCAGGTTAAATGCTTTCTGTTGAGCACCTTTCCCCTACTTCACTCAACGAATAATCTACTATAGATATGGTCCAAACCTAAATATCAGCACTTACTTACTTTTGGTGATAAATCATAAAAGGGAGGAATATGACTTCTATTCCCCCATAAGAAATTATATAGTTGGATGCATACTGTTTAAAAACTGTGTAATACGGGGATTTGCTTTCTCACCAAAAATTTGGTCTGGTGTTCCTACCTCTACAATTGCACCTTGTTCCATAAATACAACACGATCTGATACTTTACGAGCGAACTCCATTTCATGGGTTACGATAATCATCGTCATGCCACTCTCTGCAAGGCTTTTCATAATTTGCAATACCTCATTCACCATCTCTGGGTCAAGTGCCGAAGTAGCCTCATCAAATAACATAACATGTGGATCCATTGCTAATGCACGTGCAATTGCAATTCGTTGCTGTTGGCCACCCGATAAATCACTAGGGTGATCGTCACGTTTATCAGCTAGTCCCACT encodes:
- a CDS encoding DUF4179 domain-containing protein, which encodes MDDLMKEKVKYDQIDYPNESEMWSKIIRKQQNHNYKTKKHSNKPQVILTVIMFTIVLSATPVFAKYTTEILDWMRNMNRTGVITSLENGFGQEVNKTVENGAGVLNIHNVISDQNGTTINFSLDIDHDSPIDAANFEQALLKINDGKEIKLEANAVYNQETDQLVGILHTDEGIPHNSNVTLQLGGVKETQLKTIELKDVVQSNSFPEKITINQDGISHIEFTSNEYQNGQYTLDYLIDLEKSNNIENAYLSYKIQDENIANFGVIYKRPQPNVIKSSDSLEIQQEMVEKLGVFLSYTDTVSYKPDTWSLDFHYNQDLAKKSTFVMDIDEKIEIGSQQLQFNELVITPSEVKLYFDEKYIDSNSNIAHFNYRQFKLRIGEQELSGNNFKDYISFETLGLIKDITNKEISLTLNDAKVSYKAGKQDNVELTNISEDPKTIKAELNGYPIDITYYSKGNDLIVESESKNEQFGGITQNVIYENGKRIFAETRSNDGVLRTHNQLETFKNIKEKDITLNFFLYTVNEDRAKTIVLQ
- a CDS encoding DUF3953 domain-containing protein, coding for MVALLTILQIVFSIIVVSLSTYGIITSDYQWNFLLIFFLGLLILILGMKEFQRGQKVYGWIYMGVFLFIEYVSIQTFF